TCCCTGGAATCACAGTGTCCCTCAGTTTGTTAGTCCACCTTCTTCCATCCATCCCTCGTCATCACATCTTTGTTTTTGGTTagggtttgtgtttttaaaaatctattttccattttgtttgtgtcacagttttgttttcattcagtttatTGTCGGTGTGTCCCGGCCTGGAAGGCCTTACCTTCTTTCATTTATCCAACCACACTGTTAGTTTCTCATGTGTGTGTTATTGTCTGCTTGCTTTCACATGTTTCCCAGTTTTGAATTGTTCCGTATCCGAGGTGTGATCCCAGGTTCTCCTGTTCTTTTCCTCTGACCTTGTTCAGCACTGACAAACTCAAAGGCTTTAACACGTTTAATGGTCGGCTGGTAAAAACTAcccgaaaaagaaaaatctgcaaaatctgaacaaaactgaaaatgtggatgaaaaatgtataaagaagaaaataaaatttaaaaaacaacatgttaaaaatcaattaatttaagaacaaaaaggaaaaatatgaaCACTTTTAATGGTTCTTTGATATTCTGTGCGAAGATCAATGATGCCATTGATTCAGCCCCACAGGGCCCACCCCACAGGGCCCACCCCACAGGGCCCACCCCACAGGGCTCAGCCAGCCTCAGAACCAAGCCCGgccgtgcacacacacacataaacgaCACAAAGACGCACATGCACGCTCGCCCATCTGAAGTGTGGTGAGCAGAGCAAAGGGAAAAAGAGTCGTGACAAGAGTCTCTGAAATGTtgaacttattttattttaaaaaacaatttaaaaaagagattCTGGGAGGCCAAAAATGTTTCAAGCTTTATTATTTAGTCGTTAACAAGAGAACCGAGTTTAATTCACCTCAGTTCAGCTGTGACAAAACTACAGTTAAAGCAAATGATTGGTTTGTTTTACCAACACAACATTGGTTTAGTTTCACTTCTCTCGGTCATTCAGgacacttcttcttttttattcaaACATACAGACGTTTCACATTAACCATGTTGAAACTAATGCctgaaaaaaaatcctttattttttcattgtttccttGATCCAGGGGATGAAGAAACGGACTTTAGTGAACACGTGGGGGTAGCTGAGATCAGTGCAGTCCTCTGGTGAGGTGTAAGCTGTTACACCTTGAAGCTTATTCTTGCAGATGAGTGGTCCACCAGAGTCTCCCTACAAAACAGGCAACAGAAAAACTTCCCTCAGTCAGTAGCAGTTATTATTCATCACTAAACGTTCAGTAGTTAGTCTGCTTCACATGTGACATACCCGGCAGACGCCTCCACTCTTTTTGGTAAAGTTGGTGCAAATCATGTGATCAGAATTAAAATATTGTTGCCAAATGTTTTCACAGTTAGACGTGGCCTCTATGTTCTCTGTGGCTTCCTTTAACACATTTGAGGGACAGTCATGAGCTGTAGTCCATCCCCAGCCTGCCACAGCACATTTCATGTTAGCTGATGTTTTTCCTTCAGGCAGGCCGATGGTCTTCACGTTCTTACTGAGTTTGGCTTTCTTTTTCAACTGTGgacacagtgtgtttgagaGAGCAGTTACTTCCTGATTTTAGGTTAAAATAATATCTCCTACCTCACTGCATAATGCAGCGTGACAGATATACTGCCAACAGTGCTTCACAGTGAGGTTAGCccaaatattcattttattatgAAGCTTTAAACACTCTTAGTTTTACCTTCAGTAACATGATGTCATATTCGTATTGTCCAGTGAACCCTGGATGAGCGAAATACTCGTCCACTTCGATGCGTTGCTGAGTTCTCTCTTTCTTGGTGATGTCGTGTGCTCCGAGCACCACGGTGCAAGAACCCCAGGTCTCATTTCTGAACAAGAAACACAAAGTTCAAAGAAGCGTCTGCAGTCGCACTGATACTACGGATGGTGTGAATCATAATATCGACACAAATGAAGGTCCATGCAGTCTTCTCAGTGTGTTGCAGCGCTCCAACACCGTTAGACAAAAACAGTTATATATATACACCATATAAAAAGCGTACTTGCAGTGAGCTGCAGTCAGAACAAAGTCCCTCTGAATAAGGATCCCTCCACATGAATGTACTCCCCGATACTGGACTGACACCATGTACGGTCTGGAGTGGGGCTTTGCCTCCCTGCCACCGACTATGCCGCTCTCAGCAGCCCCTTACAGGAGAGCAAAGGTCAAATCAAAACAGCGACCACAGAAAATTCTTCATTTTGGCCTTTAAAGAAGTGGGAAACTGTATTTCAGCGCAGGTCTAAAATATCCTGTCATTGAAACTCTGCCAGTCTTCTTACCTGTGAGGGAGATTTGCAGAAAGACGTAAAGGATGCAGCAGATCATGGTGGGACAGACGCTGCAGGCTTGCAGTGACCCCCCCACTCCACACGTCTCTTTTTATAACACGCCTCCCACAACAGAAActttgtggtcagaagtttctGCACGGATATCACACCTTTGTCTGCACCGCTGCATGTAACAGGTGGTGGTGCATCACACACCTCCAATCATTTACCAGCAGAACattatttctgttttcaggATGATACAAAGAGCCTGGAAGAAACTGCTTTTGTGATTTGTTACTATGTAAATATGACTGAACTGAATGAAATGCTACCTGATGCTCCCTGACACACACATTTTCTACTCTTGTGCTACTTGGGTGGTGCTAAATAACTGGATGGAAATGTGTATGTAGGTCATGTTAACCACAGTGCACACAAAGGTGATCACACCTCTCACCATGAGCCTTACACACTCCAAAGCTTgctcaaataaaatgttacagttCTGAGAAGCTAGTGTAtactttaaagtttttaaatgaaacaacttACTGAAGAATTTTACTGAGCTTGGTGACCTAAGAGGTGATTGCTTGATGTCTTTGCAGGTCTATTTCCTATTTTCTTTCCAGGCTTGTTTAACATGTAAGTGATCAATCATTTGACCTCATGTTTGTGCAGCTTTGGCTGCATTTTAACTTTTTCTCCTCAGTGCAACGAGGACCAAGATGAGCGCTGTCAGAGCTACAAACCAGGTGAGCTCCAAAGGAAAAGTAATAGTGATCAGCAAACCTGATTGGTCAGGATATATTCAAACTGGAgtgtttttttctaatgtttGCTCGACGTTAGTGAGTGAGACTGGGCGGTTGCTGGTAGAGGTGTGAGgtgtgtctgcatgttgagTTTATGGTGTTTCTGATGTCTTTGTGTTGTAATGGTTTAGTTTTTTGTAcgtagtttttagtttagttgtgttttttccttctaAGTTACTCCCAGCCCAGGTTTCCTGTCCTGTGTCGCATCCTTGCGTCTCGTCTCTCTTTCCTGTTTACACTGCCCCTCCTCGTGTATTGTGCTGTCATATATGATCCCTTCCACCCTCCCTATTCACCTTTATGTCCTTATATTGTCTCAGTTTTCCTCTGTCCTCACTCAGGCGTCGTGTTTGTGCTTCCCTGTGTTCTGTGTGTTCCTATTATGATGTTTTGTGAAGCTTTTATTGAAAAATGGTTCATTACTCAAAGCTTtccaacacagtcctctctgcTGACCTCTGCTGgacaaaaatatgaagagcagtTTGAATCTACAGCTTATAATGAGCTGCTTTGTCATGATTGGCTGCTCTGCAGAGCTTCTGGCTGATGTGACGCTTTGATCTGTTGTTTTGGGTGAAAGCATGACGTTCTGTCTGTTTTGATATAAATAATCTAGATCCGTGCAGAAACTTCTGACCACCTCGTTTAAACATGTCCCGTGGTCTGGTCTCCTTTTGCGTTTGACTTCTTGatgttttttattaataaaaataaaaaacatactATATATAAcaattaggggtgcaacgatgttcgtatcgatattgaaccgttcgatacagtgctttcggttcggtacacatatgtatggaacaatacaacatttttaatctattttatcaactttccttctgacgatgctgtctgtgttgagcactcagtggatctgcgctcgactactccgcctaggctgcactgtcgagcgcagattcactgagcgcagggcaagctagcaagacagaagctaatcttgttgcaacatggcaaactgaacctcccccaccctcattcagatctggtctttggaactattttggtcttcatgtgacgtatgaccctgaaggtaagcgcgtcatggactaaagtaaaacagtatgttggatgtgccacgcaatgctcaattacatgggtgggagctagtgtgttagcgcagttagctcgttaacgtgttgacgccgtccagccccacgcgatccggggcgatccgcggtagctcgttaacggagatttgccgtgttgtggcgttaacgtcatttcagattaacgctgacagcactagtgggaacacaacgaatatgactgcacatttacaccgacatcatcctagtgcaaagacaagtggaagcagacaaaaacaacaagcagcatgctacaaactttacccgagtcatttagacagccgttagcacaggattctccttatggggacctgatatgtttaatatgctgctgagaatatagcccagaagaagcgtatagtagagcttttattttgaaagagccatttctctgtaataaactctcttttccaaagatgagtgatttctccatcagatagattatttttttattactttgttgtttcagcaacattaaatttaaaaactgtacttttgagttaaaatatatatttataattttaataaatgacaaattaaaaaggcatgaacattttttgtatcgaaaaaatatcgaaccgtgacaccaaagtaccgaaccgtgaattttgtgtatcgttgcacccctaataacaATGTACACCACGATCTTACAACAGGCTGTGAGTAATGCTTGTGCTGTGAGGTCCCTGCTTTCATCTGATTATGAAATAAACAGGTATGTTTATATGTGCTGTAACTTCTATAACTGTAACTATATGTACTGTGTATTTGTTATGTACATGTTAAAGCTGGGAGCAGAAGCAGATAAACTGGTTTTTATTTACACTGGACCTATACGCACATACATACTATATATACATATGGGGATGTGTacatgtatatactatatatacacCTGCACTGGAGTGTTTATAATGGAACCTGCATGCTTAAAATCACAAGACCCAAACATTTAGGTCAAATATGATCCACAATTATATTAATGAAGTTTGTGACTGTTAGGttgaaattgttaaatgttgtcattgtgttacttAAATGTGTAAGTCTTGGTTCAAACTGTAGGATCAAAGACATTCCTTTGTTTCtgacagaggtgtggactcgagtcacatgacttggactcgagtcagactcgagtcattaattttatgactttagacttgacttgaaaaaatgttctaagacttgtgacttgacttggacttttacaccaatgacttgggacttgaattggacttgaaccggtttacttgaaaagacttgatattttaccccaaatataaaatttaacatgcatattatatggagattgaaaatgtgacgtcattcacgggtagaaccgcaaaggattctgggaactcgtggcaagcggtactagcgcacgcaggctttcaattgaaatcagtcacacagcgataaaaagaaacacaaaaatggcaagaagctgttgtatcattaactgcaatagccggtcgcatgacagccacgagAAGCCGAcgagtaaagagatcggttgttatcggattacgtcgttgaagagaaattgttcgagccatgtttccgaagtaacaaagaggcgactggattgcagccattcaaagatcaaatataacgtcccagaacactccagctcacaggttagtctgctccaagcatttacacaaaggtcagtctgctgttgtagttaatgcgtcattttcttaacataattggtgatataggttacaagcaagtctggcgctgaacagaaattgtcgcgctatgctcctttgtttattgtgcataaatagtgaattgtcctgacacaatattgtgtttcgcttctgttattatggtacattgacaaaaacatatacttttattcacaggataaaacaggttgtttgtatcactaattgcccagtacgattacagcatacagtattattgtcactgctgcatttctgtgatgctaccagaaattatttccactgctaattaattaccgttgagctcaaaggtcctattaataaacggttaaggaatgtgtatttatgacgacaatttgtgagactggtaaacttatgatacgtacgatggtctttcgttctacacggtgcatttcaaggtcctgcacccatccgtcggtaaactgtacctgggcttgttgcagtgacctgaagttactaaacttcatgagtgtatgcactcactccaagaaccgtatgattataaatatgcatataaatatgctacgatgagatggctgacttcatctaactagcaaatgttgtccaggctacgttggtgatacagttttttttaatatgtatgatatttttgtcatgcgattttaaagctggtcctacaagcgcatccaagaataacatgcagcttatctcagaactgtcggtgaaaattattcttggagctaggtttaattgagctgcattttaaagaggtgcaatttcacaatttgtgtatattttctaagttcactattttgtatgtgttgagaaaaacacagattttaaaattacatggtctaatatttacatttagcataactgcaacattattttttcgtttgttttttttaaagactcgaaaggacttgaaattcaaagtttcagacttgtgacttgactcggacttttacaccagtgacttagactcgactctgacttgcctgacattacttgagacttgacttgagacttacttgagacttgcaaaacaatgacttggtcccacctctggtttCTGACCCCTCCCCAGCCTGTTGAACGTGGGGGaggctgcagtgttttattaCAGGCACATCCTATGTGAgggttctgttttcttgtttagcAAACTTCCTGCCTTTATGACCCTTTTGGTGAGCaggtcacacaaacacaccccaaacacacacacacacacacacactcacgtgcatatgaatacacacacacacacacacacacacacacacacacacacacacacacacacacacacacacacacacacacacctagtgCCTGACACCATAGGGGTTTTTTACAATGGGTGTTTGTGTAAACTGTGTGAGGGGAAGCAGATTCTTTGGACTCGTTTGACACCAGGGCAGAGGACTGCTGCTGTCCGGCTCCCTTTGCTATAGCAAGTAAAACTCTTCCTTAACAGATATAGTAAGTCCGCCTGGCAGCAAAGCCAGCAAAGTTGTCAGGAGGATTAATTGTTTGGTTGGTTCGCTGTGCTTGCTTGTGTCTCTCGCTGTATTATACAGTTTTTTCACGTAACGCTGTAACCTGTGTTTAACACGGGCCTGGTGGTCGACACAGGAAGTCATGTTTCCAGAATATTTGTCCCTCATGCTGCACACATTTCATCTGATTTAGGTTAATAATacacacagatgtgtgtgtgtgattatatCAGATTATATTTGAGATATAAAAAATTTAAAGTTCAAACTGTTTGAAATGAgctcagcagctgcagcaggaatatttttttttagcatttttcagTAGAACCCGTCTttacttttgtgttttatttaaaaagacacATTAAGACGAACACTTCACCACAACATGTAGATGTGGCAgattcacacacacagcctcaTTTTCATCTAAATAactctttgatttattttaaataacacTTCTAAAGACATAACAGCACGTGGACATAACATTCAGTTAAACAGGCGCCCAGCATGACGTTTGATGGTCCAGTAACTGCTGTGTTTCACACTGTGGTGGGTTTAATACTCCAGCCTGAGCAGATATAGCTTCAAGTTTTGTTTTAAGCACCAGCTTAGTGCCACCCAGCAGGACCCATGAAACCCAGATTCAGAGTGTGCGCACCGTCAATATCACGCACAGATAAGGTGCAACATACAACACGCTGAAGTGTCTCCATGGCACACGGtttcacccctccaccaccgaaACGCTGCATCGCTCTACCTCGGGTGGCTGAAACACACAGATGATTGCAGCTGTAAGCACATCAGCTGTTTCCTTCATGTTCATGTTACACATGCATCATGGGAAAACCAcacatctgtctgtgtgtctgcgttTAACATGCTCGACCTCTTTCACATGTTAGATAGTAAAAAGTAAATAGTTCATGCTCACCTTTGCTCACTGCACAGCTGTTAGAAGAACCACAGCAGCTGCTATCAGATATACAGTTAGGGCTGCAGGTGAGCTCCTCGCTGCTGCACCTGCTGAACACCGAGACACCAACAGTCAGCCTCATACCAGAGCATCCTAGGGCAAGTTTCTGAGTTCCCCCGACGATCAGCCAGAGTTACAGGGCTGAGTAAATGTCTCTGAGTCAGAGGGATGCTCAGTGTACGGTGAACTCTGACTCAGGTTGAACTTTGACTTTGAA
This window of the Maylandia zebra isolate NMK-2024a linkage group LG16, Mzebra_GT3a, whole genome shotgun sequence genome carries:
- the LOC101483052 gene encoding granzyme B, which encodes MICCILYVFLQISLTGAAESGIVGGREAKPHSRPYMVSVQYRGVHSCGGILIQRDFVLTAAHCKNETWGSCTVVLGAHDITKKERTQQRIEVDEYFAHPGFTGQYEYDIMLLKLKKKAKLSKNVKTIGLPEGKTSANMKCAVAGWGWTTAHDCPSNVLKEATENIEATSNCENIWQQYFNSDHMICTNFTKKSGGVCRGDSGGPLICKNKLQGVTAYTSPEDCTDLSYPHVFTKVRFFIPWIKETMKK